The segment aatgaatctttgaattGATACAATTAATCTGAATCTCGGTggcaaagattcatgaatctcaaataattatgaatctctaaagattcatgaatttcgaaagactccatgaatccttggagatgcatgaatctttgaagattaatttatctttagagattcataaatccttgAGGATTCATAGATCCTTGGAAATTTATCAATCTTTCGAAATTAAtaaatccttggagattctTCAATTTTTCGAGATGCATCAATCATTCGAGATTCATCACTTTTCGATATTAATGAATCCTTCGAGATTCATTAATCCTTGGATTGATAATACTCAATCTtgcgagattcatgaatccttggagattctTCAATcgttcgagattcatgaatcattgGAGATTCTTcaatcttttgagattcacGAATCCTTGAGTTGAGGTTACTCAATCTTGCGAGATTCAAGAATCCTTGGATTGAGAATACTCATTTtgcgagattcatgaatccttagAGATTCATTATTCTATCGagaatccttggagattcatCAATTTTTCGAGATTCATGCATCCTTGTAGATTCATTATTCTTTCgtgattcatgaatccttggagattctTCATTCTTTcgaaattcatgaatccttggatTGAGATTACTCAATATTTCGAGATCCTTAGAGAATCCTTAGAAAATTCATCAATCTATCGAGATTCATCGATCTTTCGaggttcatgaatctttggagatttatcaatctttcgagattcatgaatactTGAAGATACATCAATCGTTCGAATGAATCATTGAAGAGTCATCAATCTTTCAAAAGTCATtcaaatgaatgaatttcAACGAAAGATGCATGCAACGCAACACTAACTAGGTTCATTATGTCCTTCCTCATGggttttgtctgtgtgtgtgcagtagaTTAAAACGTATTTTCTGGCTTGTTTTTTAGGAAGCGTCTACGGATGGCTTTGACTTTCCATCTTCTGCTAGGCACATCGTGTACAGAGTTCATCGGCTAACCATCATTTTAGCTTTgttccagcagcaccagcaccaccacagcTAATGCAAAAAAGAGAAGGGACACAATGTGTATTGCAATAGGTTTAAAGCTAGCTTAAAATCAACAATCCTAGGATAAGGGAACCTATTTACTTATTTAGACCGTAAGGAACAATTCCAAGCAGCAGCGGGGTCTCCACCTGAACTCTCACATTTTTAAGGCCAAGGTTAAGAGGAGGAGAAAGAGCGGGGGTATGTCGAACAAAGTCGTGTGCagcacgaacaaaaaaagtcaACCAAATCGCCCCTCCCCCCCtacataaacacaccttgTGTGCTTTTCTCTCGTGGATTCTGATTGTGTAACGAAAACCAGTGGCGCGCGTGGGTTGGGTGTATTATGAATCTTGTTAaaactcttgtttttttttgtattttctaaTGCTTATGTTCCTAAAGGTATACTACTGAGCTTGGTTTTGTGCTGTGCCCAGGCCAGGCAGCTTCACAGGCGGTAGGAGGGGGACAGGCGCACATTTAGCTTCATTTTCTTTCGTCTTTCATTTACACATAGCATTCAACAAATTTGTGTTTACTCCATTACATGCACCAAACCAGAATCGATTAGTTGATTAAGGCCCATTAAAGGGATTCACACTTTACACACTAGCGGATAAGGAAGGTGTttaggacacacacacacacacacacagatacacttTAATACGCAACGAGAAGCGATAAGGTAGCGATGATCATCGTAGCAATTGTACAGACATTTTGCTTTtaagaaaacatacaaaacagaACCTTATTTCTTGTGAGGCAATTCtatggagaaaaaaacaccgggAAAGGGGGAGTAGATTTTTGCTCTCCTATCAatgaggtttgttttttctttcttttggatCGTATCACGATGCGCAGGAAGCAGAAGCGAGGACGCAAGCAACTTTGAAGAAAGTGTAATAGGTATAGAGGAAAATGAAAGATTGCTTTTAGATGCTTAAGTTTTACACAATAAATAATAGGAATAAGATGAGCTCCAGCAAACCGGGCTACCATGTGTCATGTGTGTGCGAAGGAAAGAACCATTGGGAATGATCCTTTGGCACGGGAAGCTTCCCCAGTCCGCTTCGTGGAGCAAATGAGGTGAATCTCCACAGTGCAAATGATGCTCAAACCTCTTTGCCAGCAAATGGCAGGAAACGAACCAAAACACCCCATCTGGTCAGGTTGCCCGGAAGATTGCAGAAGACACGCGAGACCGTTTTCCGGAAGTGTTCGCACTCAGATCCAGAACATTCAGAGAGACGAACGGCGAATAGGTTTAGCAAGTATTTATTTACTGTCCAATCTGGGACACGTGTGTGTCAACGCGGAACGGGTCGGCAATGAACCCCCACACCTCCCCACCGAAATGCGCACCCACACATGCAGGCATACAGTGAGTGTGGGCACACACATGTGGACATGCGGGGTGGGTTTTATCGTCGAGCAGATGGGTCCCGCACGGGTGTAACTGTCGACACGCGCGCAACAAACTTTTGATTGCAGAAAGGACCTCTCGCactagctgtgtgtgtgtgtgggtgcacacgcacacgcacacccacacacacatgcacacttttGACCTTAAGTTGTTAGAAGGCTGAATGTTGGATGCGAAACGCTGGGTTTAGTGGTGCTCCTCGTGCTCCTTCCTCTTCGATTCGGCCCATTTCGCTTGGTTCGCCGGCGAGTTAGCTGGAAGCAGAGACCGACCGGACAGAACATTGGGGGAAACGTTAAAACCCTGTGCGCTCACCCCCTTGCACACCGCGCAAACACCGATACCTACCCAGCTTGTGGATTTTGTAGAACAGCGGAATGGACACGCCGAACGCGATGAAGTAGTAGCGCCAGATCCACTGGTTCTTGAAGTAGTGCTGGATCGGGAACTGGGCCAACTTCGCCGAGAAGGTGTACGGGAACTTCATGGGACGTGCCACCGGGTCCgacattttgctgctgctgatgctgctggtgcgtTCTGGGGGGGGATAAGAGAAGAGTTCGCCGATGCCAAGCTGGCCAGGGCGAACAAAAGGGGGTGCGGTTAGATTTGTGGGCTGTCCGGTTCCGACGAGGGCTGCGAAAACCTCCGCGAGACCGTACCGATCGATCCGTAAAGGCGAGTTATTGTTATGTAATGCTTTCGTAAGGGCGGCCCTGTCGCGATGCTTACCTTTCAAAACGAATTTTCAATCAGCAAGAGTGACGGACGGGCCTGGgcgcttcttcttgctcttgctCCGTGTGCCGAAATGTGACAGCCCCGCGGCTGCGGTTGACAGCTGCCACCCGACGTTCGCTGACAGGCCCGTCGCAATgacagcgcgcgcgcgcgattcAAACTGCTAACACAAGACGTTAGCGCAACCGTTAGAAACGGTTGCTGGCAGTGCAGACGCTAGACGAGATTTCATAACGGATTATGCggcaaaaactaaaaccaaaATCAATCTAATTACAATGACAAATGTAAAGGCCGAGGTACATTGTCCGTAATTTAGCTAGTGTAATTTAGATATTCACCAGCGCATCTTgtggcggctgaccgaagcattttgccaaacaatttggagccacTTCAGAAAATATCttatttttacatgttttttactgaaactgcactaaaaaatgtttgaaattgatAGATAAAGATGTTGTACAAATATTTAAGccatttttgcatcaaaaacggtgtaaaaacggcttaaatttgagatctgACATGaacattccctcgatgaccaaaaaaagttTCCACCAGTCGCCGCTGGATGCGCTAGTAAAAATCGATAGTAGATTAGCGAGTATGGACAATGTACCGCGGCCTTAAAGATAAGATGCGTTAAAGCTACACGCAGCAAGCTTACTTCTAGAGATCTAACTGTACAAATTATACTAAATTTCCAACGCTATTTTCAACGCTGCATATTTACTACCGGATATGGTGCGTCGACTGGAACTGAAATTGTATCGGTTACATACGTGAACCAGGTTTAAACACAGCTCCAAATCAGAATCCAGAAGAATACAGGTACagtatttgaaaataaatgaaatttgGATCAGTACGGgctcatgatcggttccaggaccggtatgggtttagCATCAGTTTCAGGTCCTTTATGGGTTTACTTTAAGTTCCAGGACTGACATGGATTCATGAATAGTTCCAGGACTGGTATAGGTTCAGTGTCAGTTCCAAgtccggtatgggttcagtatcagttccagtacTGGTATAGGCTCAttatcggttccaggaccggtatgggttcagtagcTGTTCCAGGgcgtatgggttcatgatagagTCCAGcactggtatgggttcatgataggttcgaGGACCGGTATTGGTTCATTATCACATCCAGGTCCTTAATAGGTTTACtttcagttccaggactgaTATGGATTCATGAGTAGTTCCAGCCTAGAATGGGTTCAGTGTCATTTCCAGCACCGTTATGGATTCAATATCAGTTTCAGGACCGGTATTGGTTTATGTgtagttccaggaccagtatgggttccgTATCAGTTCCAATTTAATATTGTATTTCGGTAAATCCTAgtcagtttttattaacttcatgtttttccaatgagaatatttgaaatatgccatgaattatagcgtTTTATGTTATGACAATATGCTCTGAAAACCGtcatttcaaatatcctcctcagcaCACAATGCCAACTTTGTattttctcaacagcacggataaacggacagccggataaaaggtacccgaataaacggcgctccaccgTAGTTGATTCAAACGGTCGATCAGCGACTGTTGAGTTCGTGCCTTGCGCGAGAAGGAAATTGTAGAGGAAAACGGCGTTCAATTGCGAAGAATTtgatcaaattaaattaataactCGTGTACAACATCAATGGAGTTTCTTTTCTATGGCATTTGATACAAGTTTGctttaaattgatttgatttttgcacCATCAAACGTCTTAAGTCTGCTTGCAGTAGTGAACCAGGCAGTATGTACGATTTCTAACAGCACCATCAAAACAACCGTACCACAGCAGAAGTAGGCCACCTTCGGTCGGTATCACAGACCGGCGCACAGCTGTTTTCTGATAAGGTAAAGCGCTCGGTTTGCACACACCTCCCGGCATTCTAATATTCCGTCCTTTGGTGCCATTTTCGCCACCACCCGACCTTACCAGGGTTCTATGCTACGCCCGCTCGCTCTGCTACCATCCTGCATCCTTCGCCGAACGACAGTAAGCGTTTCCGCCCGGCGCAACACAATGGCCACCGATGGCAGCGGCACGGCCCCGGCGACGACCCCGACGGCGACCGACAACGAGTACTCGGTCGCGTTCGTGACCACGCCGGACAGTGCGGTGGCAACGAAGCTGGCCCGCCAGCTCGTCGAGCGGAAGCTGGTCGCGTGCGTCAACATCATCCCGGGGCTGACGTCGATCTACTCGTGGGAGGACAAGATTAACGAGGACCCGGAGGTGCTGATGATGCTCAAGACGCGCACCGACCGGGTCGAGGAGGTGATACGGTTCGTGCGGGAAAGCCACCCGTACAGTGTGGCGGAGGTGATCGCGATGCCGATAGCGGCTGGCAACCCACCGTACCTCGACTGGATCGGCAAAACTGTCCCCAAGCGGGACGGGTAGCGCGGGTGCCATAGGAAGCGAGCAGGTGAAgaagtttttcctttttctttcttttgcacaTGGGACGGGGAATTGGGCGACGAGAATTGATATTATGGTAGAATATAGAACGGAGGGGGAAATTTCTGTACTGTAATTTCGCGTgccttttatttctttgctaAAATGGTAACGGTTTTTGCCACACTCTTTAACCCAAATCGTTTCACCGGTAGCATTTATTGATAtttctgttcttttcttcCTCACCGTCGCATTGAAATCTACACCCCATTTCGAAATTTGGCAGCCCCGTCAGTAGGcgagaaacaaaaatacacacacacacacacggtccaAACCGGCTGGCTGGAAGTTAACGCACAGAACAAACGTACAAGCTGCTATAGGGTTAATaacgtttcttttttatgctttgctTTTTGCTATGCTTACACACTTATGTTGCACCCCTGGCGGATcgcattttcttttcttttttttcgtttgcttgccTACGACACAGTGAGTGTGGTATCGATAGATTGATGTGTACGAGTTTTGTGTGATGCTGGATACTGATACTTATTATATCACATATACATGCTACGAGTATGATgcgtttttcctcctttctttCCAGCGCCAGTTAGACTGAGCACGCAGTTGTACAAAAGTGGGTTGTGATGTTGAGCAAGTTGAGAAAGAATTTTGCATACTGGCAGGGAGGAGGAGGGACATTGTGGGTGGGAAACTGTATGGCCGAAAGATTTGGATTAGGGcacaagcagaaaaaaaaacagtaagtAACCAGTGctacaaaatgtcatgagcatcacgtgatgttcaccaacgaaaacaatgaacatatccgtggtagcttgatgctcattgctgatactcaatgaaagtgcatcatgacatgccgaacgCGACATGCGAATGCTTGAGTCCAATGCTATACTCcgactgacaagcttagcttaagCCGGtcacaagcataatcatggccttttctggctgtgaacagtgctgccaaatgtcactgtttcagtcaccaacactcatgactgaaacgaagttcAAGTCAGGTCACATACACAACTGTGATGATCataggtgagactcaaaccgTTGGtggatcaatcacatgcttggtgacatttttttttgtaccgcactcttggtcactcacttggtgaCGACATGTTCTGTCGATGGAATAATTGGCGTGTGGTCCCGAGCGGTTGCACAAcgtgtcaccaagcatgtgatggtcgcaccaactgtttgagtctcacctctgataatcacagtagagctcgtgacggtgacatgattttgtttcagccggaatttgtcatgactatgtcagtgacattttgctgaactgatcacagtaaaaacaaaagtcatgacatagtgactgaccaagcgttggtgtcacaaaaatgtcacgaagcatgcattggtcacaccaatcgagttttgagtatcacttctgattatcacaattgagtacgtgacgctgaaaTGGACTTTGATTCAGtcagatttgtttttttatgacattgaccgggacattttgcagcactgtaaGTAACACACACTTCCAATAAGCTTACTAATAACGTGTTTTTATGTGTCCATCCCCCTCCCGAAATAGCCTCAACATTCGTACGATGTTTgcctctcttttttgtttaccaTTTACAACATTCAAATATTGCGCTTAGGTGATGATTGGGTGCTGgccgcctgctgccttccacCATCCTCGCTTTCGCATAAAACCTAACACTGATTGCTGATGCTTGATCGTTATCATTCGCCTGTTGAAATCATGCCCGTCATTGGGGCCGAAAACTAACGGTTGCGTATGCAAAGTACACACACCCAGGGCagcctgttttttttacaccCCGCTACACAGCTTTCTTGCCCCATCTTTTAATCTTCGCGCTAACGATGCACACAACAGCAGACGATAaatagcaagaaaaaaaaatcgaaacaatTAACACTTTACGACACACTTTAAAACATGGCTCACAGcatgatacagggttttctagGGGTTCTCATACTTGTGGGACACTTGCTTGACTTTAtcttattggaagtgaacttcatatgttggaaattggactctatggcaccctttttggacaggctccttggaCATTCctgttggatttgtccaacaagagtgctatagagtccaattcccattacattaagttcatttcccGTAAGAAAGAGttaataaagtgtcccacagctatgagaacttcTGGAAAAAACCTGTAACCTGGGTGGTAGCGGCCACCCATCACGTCACTTCTCCggtggatggttttttttcttctatcggTTGGGTGCAgttggaggaggaggtgggTGGATGGGTGTGGTCGGTACGATGCTGTTCAATCATCCGCCCTTGCCCCGCCTTTTGGCCACACGATCGATTTGATACGGCTGCTTgcttgttgtgttgtataTGTCGAGCTGATTAGGGGTTTATTAatatttccttcttcttcttcttcttcttcgtttgctCTCGTTTCATTACATCTAATCGTACTAGCGGCGCGTAAggtttcacatttttttcacTTCCCCTTGTGGCTTACCTTTCATCTTTagtaacatttttttgtttcctctaCGCATTttacgctctctctctctctctctctctctctctctctctctatccctatctctctctcttccttctcttttcctctactaactgcaaatcattagcTTAACGTAACTTCGTACTCATCACAAcagaaaaattgaaataagcTGGCTCGCTTGGCTTAAAGCTTCGggcttttgatttgtttgatttgttttgtttgtttgtttgtcgcgGTGCATAATCTTTCTCTCCCCTCACCGGTGGTTTTGCGCCCCACCTGCTTGCAACCTAATTACACAACAAGCCGTTACCGGGAGCGCCATATTAAAGGGATTTTTCATGGATCGACCATCAAACTAATGCAACTGCGCTGCCCGAAAGTTTGCTAAATATACTACGAAATCAAAGGTTATATCAttaaaatatgtgtgtgtgtgtttgtgtatctgTGTGGTTTTAtgatgggtttgtttttttgtggttgttgtggggaaacaatttaataaaacgaTCCAAACACAAAACCCATTCGATACAGTTCGTTTAGTTAAAAGAAGGaacgagaaaaataaaatcgcaACAGAAGAGCCGTTACAATGCTCCCCACTAAGCGATACATCGGCGCACGTGTCTACTATTTGCCATCTTTCTCATTTAGCTAAATctcgaaaacaaacaaacaaaaaatgtaactaAAGCTAAACACGGCACGAGTCGCACTGGCCCGTAACTCATaccgaaaatgaaaattaatgtGGTGATGGGGGTgaggaaattaaaaacaaaacgggcCGCACAGCTGTCTCTCGCGCACGCGAACGCTAAATCTCAAATTGGTCTAAACGCTAAACGGTAATGAAATACGGCCCCCAGACCCCCTCCTGTGCAACACGTACATTCACGCGGTTTGATTTTACATCTCGCGCCCTACGGCACTATTTCCTACTCGGTCTCCCTCTCGCCCGGTGGTGAACGCTCCACCACTACTAAACAGACTAAAACAGACAGAGCCCACACGCCGCGGGAAATCTAATTGTGAATGATAGTTGTGTGTTTGCCGTAAATAATGCGCACTAGCGCCTCCTAGCCCCCACCCACACATATGCACATAAACAAGTGCCCTTTTGAGTGCACCGCCAGACAGAACTAATCTTACAATATCTGCTACTAATTTCATTTCAcggtgtttggtttttgccCCGTGCACCGTCCTACTAGGCCCAGGCGCTGCTGCAGAGCTCGAAATCTTAAAcgcaacaaagaaaacaaaaataaaaaacgaagCACGGCACCGAAACGCGACAAGGGGTTCGCGGGACTCTCGTGTACACACCCGGTTGCTCCCCCtttgcccccctcccccctccacccGCACCACGGTCTGCGATAGAGTGCAGAGGGGAAGTAAACCGTGCCGGGTTGGTGTGGTGTCGGGGCTGTTGGGCTGCCAGGGCGCCGCGACGATACACACTTAGGAACGACACACGCGCCATACTGCGCGgcaagggaaaggaggggtgCGGGTGGAACGAAAAGCAGGGGGATAGGGGCGACGGCATGGATGGCTTAAGCACACTACGTGCAGCAGGCCTTGTAGGCGGGTAACCGCTCGCCGGTGCTCCTGTTCACGACCACCCGGTCCGGGTTGTCGGTCGTCTCCTTGCCGGCCACCTTGTCCAGGATGGCTTCGGCCAGCTCGCGGAACGCCAG is part of the Anopheles gambiae chromosome X, idAnoGambNW_F1_1, whole genome shotgun sequence genome and harbors:
- the LOC1272276 gene encoding divalent-cation tolerance protein CutA, whose amino-acid sequence is MLRPLALLPSCILRRTTVSVSARRNTMATDGSGTAPATTPTATDNEYSVAFVTTPDSAVATKLARQLVERKLVACVNIIPGLTSIYSWEDKINEDPEVLMMLKTRTDRVEEVIRFVRESHPYSVAEVIAMPIAAGNPPYLDWIGKTVPKRDG
- the LOC1272441 gene encoding uncharacterized protein LOC1272441, encoding MSDPVARPMKFPYTFSAKLAQFPIQHYFKNQWIWRYYFIAFGVSIPLFYKIHKLANSPANQAKWAESKRKEHEEHH